A genome region from Streptomyces pratensis includes the following:
- a CDS encoding M23 family metallopeptidase, with product MAFIRATGKHRAPSRLTRKSAKAAGIAALATTGVLGATASPALAADSEATAAGTGLTQTVALDTTLAAQIDAQAEAQQRQADIAAKAEAEAKAKAKAKAEAKRKAEARAEEAREEAARAARAAERARLNSFHLPVAGSHVTTGYKSGGALWSSGSHSGVDFQAASGTSVVAVGAGTVVEAGWGGAYGNNIVLKMKDGTYTQYGHLSSIGVSVGQSVGSGEQIGVSGSTGNSTGPHLHFEARTTPEYGSDMDPVAYLRAHGVQV from the coding sequence ATGGCGTTCATCCGTGCCACCGGGAAGCACCGTGCCCCGAGCCGCCTGACGCGCAAGAGCGCCAAGGCCGCCGGCATCGCGGCCCTGGCCACCACCGGCGTCCTCGGCGCCACGGCCTCCCCGGCCCTCGCCGCGGACTCCGAGGCCACCGCCGCCGGTACCGGTCTCACGCAGACCGTCGCCCTCGACACCACACTCGCCGCCCAGATCGACGCCCAGGCCGAGGCGCAGCAGCGCCAGGCGGACATCGCCGCGAAGGCCGAGGCCGAAGCGAAGGCCAAGGCGAAGGCGAAGGCCGAGGCGAAGCGCAAGGCCGAGGCCCGTGCCGAGGAGGCCCGCGAGGAGGCGGCGCGTGCCGCCCGCGCCGCCGAGCGTGCCCGGCTGAACTCCTTCCACCTTCCGGTCGCCGGCTCGCACGTGACCACCGGCTACAAGTCCGGCGGGGCGCTGTGGTCCTCCGGGAGCCACTCCGGCGTGGACTTCCAGGCGGCGTCCGGCACCTCCGTCGTCGCGGTCGGCGCGGGCACGGTCGTCGAGGCGGGCTGGGGCGGCGCGTACGGCAACAACATCGTGCTCAAGATGAAGGACGGTACGTACACCCAGTACGGCCACCTCTCCTCGATCGGCGTCTCCGTCGGCCAGAGCGTCGGCTCGGGCGAGCAGATAGGCGTCTCCGGTTCGACCGGCAACTCCACCGGACCGCACCTGCACTTCGAGGCCCGGACCACTCCCGAATACGGCTCGGACATGGACCCCGTCGCCTACCTCCGTGCCCACGGCGTCCAGGTCTGA
- a CDS encoding HPr family phosphocarrier protein, whose product MAERRVNVGWAEGLHARPASIFVRAATASGVPVTISKADGNPVNAASMLAVLGLGAHGGEEIVLASEADDAEAALDRLAKLVAEGLEELPETV is encoded by the coding sequence ATGGCTGAGCGCCGCGTCAACGTCGGTTGGGCCGAGGGCCTGCACGCCCGCCCCGCTTCCATCTTCGTCCGTGCCGCTACGGCCTCCGGTGTCCCGGTGACCATCTCCAAGGCGGACGGCAACCCGGTGAACGCGGCTTCCATGCTCGCGGTGCTCGGCCTGGGCGCCCACGGCGGCGAGGAGATCGTGCTCGCGTCCGAGGCGGACGACGCCGAGGCCGCTCTGGACCGCCTGGCGAAGCTGGTCGCCGAGGGGCTCGAGGAGCTCCCGGAGACCGTCTGA
- a CDS encoding M16 family metallopeptidase: MEYHPQPTAGEARPWAFPAPERGALPNGLTVLRCHRPGQQVVAVEIFLDAPLDAEPEGLDGVATIMARALSEGTDKRSAEEFASELERCGATLDAHADHPGLRVSLEVPVSRLAKALGLVAEALRAPAFAESEIERLVGNRLDEIPHEQANPARRAAKQLSKELFPATARMSRPRQGTEETVRRIDAAAVRAFYDAHVRPSTATAVVVGDLTEVDLDALLADTVGDWSGNAGQTRPVPPITADDTGRVVIVDRPGAVQTQLLIGRIGADRHDSVWPAQVLGTYCLGGTLTSRLDRVLREEKGYTYGVRAFGQVLRSTGPGSSSGATGAAMLAISGSVDTESTGPALDDLWKVLRTLAAEGLTDAERETAVQNLVGVAPLKYETAASVAGTLADQVEQHLPDDYQAELYARLAATGTVEATAAVVNAFPVDRLVTVLVGDAAQIAEPVRALGIGEVSVVSG, from the coding sequence ATGGAGTACCACCCGCAGCCGACCGCAGGCGAGGCCAGGCCCTGGGCCTTTCCCGCGCCCGAGCGCGGCGCCCTGCCCAACGGGCTGACCGTGCTGCGCTGCCACCGCCCCGGCCAGCAGGTCGTCGCCGTGGAGATCTTCCTCGACGCCCCGCTGGACGCCGAGCCCGAGGGCCTGGACGGTGTGGCCACGATCATGGCGCGCGCGCTCTCCGAGGGCACGGACAAGCGTTCCGCCGAGGAGTTCGCCTCGGAGCTGGAGCGGTGCGGCGCCACGCTGGACGCCCACGCGGACCACCCGGGTCTCCGCGTCTCCCTGGAGGTCCCGGTGTCCCGGCTGGCCAAGGCCCTCGGCCTGGTCGCCGAAGCCCTGCGGGCCCCGGCCTTCGCGGAGAGCGAGATCGAGCGCCTGGTGGGCAACCGCCTCGACGAGATCCCGCACGAGCAGGCCAACCCGGCCCGACGGGCGGCCAAGCAGCTCTCCAAGGAGCTCTTCCCCGCCACGGCGAGGATGTCGCGTCCCCGTCAGGGCACCGAGGAGACGGTCCGGCGGATCGACGCCGCCGCCGTACGCGCCTTCTACGACGCGCATGTCCGCCCCTCCACCGCGACGGCGGTCGTCGTCGGCGACCTCACCGAGGTGGACCTGGACGCGCTGCTCGCCGACACCGTGGGGGACTGGTCGGGCAACGCCGGACAGACCCGGCCCGTGCCCCCGATCACCGCGGACGACACCGGCCGTGTGGTCATCGTGGACCGCCCCGGAGCCGTGCAGACACAGCTGCTGATCGGCCGGATCGGCGCGGACCGGCACGACAGCGTGTGGCCCGCCCAGGTCCTCGGCACGTACTGCCTGGGAGGCACCCTCACCTCCCGGCTGGACCGCGTGCTGCGCGAGGAGAAGGGCTACACCTACGGCGTGCGGGCCTTCGGGCAGGTGCTGCGCTCGACCGGTCCCGGCTCCTCGTCCGGGGCGACCGGCGCCGCGATGCTCGCCATCAGCGGTTCCGTCGACACGGAGTCCACCGGTCCCGCGCTCGACGACCTCTGGAAGGTGCTGCGCACCCTGGCGGCCGAAGGTCTCACCGACGCCGAGCGTGAGACCGCCGTGCAGAACCTGGTGGGCGTGGCCCCGCTGAAGTACGAGACGGCGGCCTCCGTCGCGGGCACCCTGGCCGATCAGGTGGAGCAGCACCTTCCGGACGACTACCAGGCCGAGCTGTACGCCCGTCTGGCCGCGACCGGCACGGTCGAGGCGACCGCCGCGGTGGTCAACGCGTTCCCGGTGGACCGGCTGGTCACCGTCCTGGTCGGGGACGCCGCGCAGATCGCGGAGCCCGTGAGGGCGCTCGGCATCGGTGAGGTGTCGGTCGTCAGCGGCTGA
- a CDS encoding M16 family metallopeptidase has translation MPMGHTATAQAGSGGLTATEHRLANGLRVVLSEDHLTPVAAVCLWYDVGSRHEVKGRTGLAHLFEHLMFQGSGQVKGNGHFELVQGAGGSLNGTTSFERTNYFETMPTHQLELALWLEADRMGSLLAALDEESMENQRDVVKNERRQRYDNVPYGTAFEKLTALAYPEGHPYHHTPIGSMADLDAATLEDAQAFFRTYYAPNNAVLSVVGDIDPEQTLAWIEKYFGSIPSHDGKQPPRDGTLPGIIGEQLREVVEEEVPARALMAAYRLPHDGTRECDAADLALTVLGGGESSRLHNRLVRRDRTAVAAGFGLLRLAGAPSLGWLDVKTSGGVEVPQIETAVDEELARFAEEGPTAEEMERAQAQLEREWLDRLGTVAGRADELCRYAVLFGDPQLALTAVGRVLDVTADEVKAAARAHLRPDNRAVLVYEPVEPADETDGTDAHEGADK, from the coding sequence ATGCCCATGGGTCACACGGCCACAGCCCAGGCCGGTTCCGGCGGCTTGACGGCGACCGAGCACCGTCTGGCCAACGGCCTGCGCGTGGTGCTCTCCGAGGACCATCTGACCCCCGTCGCCGCGGTCTGCCTCTGGTACGACGTCGGTTCCCGCCACGAGGTCAAGGGACGCACGGGTCTGGCTCACCTCTTCGAGCACCTGATGTTCCAGGGCTCGGGCCAGGTCAAGGGGAACGGGCACTTCGAGCTGGTGCAGGGGGCCGGTGGTTCCCTGAACGGCACGACCAGCTTCGAGCGCACCAACTACTTCGAGACGATGCCCACCCACCAGCTGGAGCTGGCTCTGTGGCTCGAGGCCGACCGGATGGGCTCGCTGCTCGCCGCGCTCGACGAGGAGTCCATGGAGAACCAGCGGGACGTCGTGAAGAACGAGCGCCGCCAGCGCTACGACAACGTTCCCTACGGCACGGCCTTCGAGAAGCTCACCGCCCTCGCCTACCCGGAGGGCCACCCGTACCACCACACGCCGATCGGCTCGATGGCCGACCTCGACGCGGCGACCCTGGAGGACGCGCAGGCGTTCTTCCGGACGTACTACGCGCCGAACAACGCGGTGCTCTCCGTGGTCGGGGACATCGACCCGGAGCAGACCCTCGCCTGGATCGAGAAGTACTTCGGCTCCATCCCGTCCCACGACGGCAAGCAGCCCCCGCGTGACGGCACGCTGCCCGGCATCATCGGCGAGCAGTTGCGCGAAGTGGTCGAGGAGGAGGTCCCCGCGCGTGCGCTGATGGCCGCCTACCGGCTGCCGCACGACGGCACGCGCGAGTGCGACGCCGCCGACCTCGCGCTGACCGTGCTCGGCGGCGGTGAGTCGTCCCGCCTGCACAACCGTCTGGTGCGCCGCGACCGTACGGCGGTGGCCGCGGGGTTCGGGCTGCTCAGGCTGGCGGGCGCACCCTCGCTGGGCTGGCTGGACGTCAAGACGTCCGGCGGCGTCGAGGTGCCGCAGATCGAGACCGCCGTCGATGAGGAGCTGGCCCGCTTCGCCGAAGAGGGGCCCACCGCGGAGGAAATGGAACGCGCGCAGGCGCAGTTGGAGCGCGAGTGGCTGGACCGTCTCGGTACGGTCGCCGGCCGCGCGGACGAACTGTGCCGGTACGCCGTGCTGTTCGGTGACCCGCAGCTCGCCCTGACCGCGGTGGGCCGTGTGCTCGACGTGACGGCGGACGAGGTCAAGGCCGCCGCACGGGCGCACCTGCGCCCCGACAACCGCGCGGTCCTGGTCTACGAGCCGGTCGAACCGGCCGACGAGACGGACGGCACCGACGCGCACGAGGGGGCCGACAAGTGA
- a CDS encoding CobW family GTP-binding protein yields MTPPPVPQIPVVVLAGFLGSGKTTLLNHLLRNRAGNRIGVVVNDFGSIEIDAMTVAGQVGSTVSLGNGCLCCAVDASELDTYLETLTGPAARLDVIVIEASGLAEPQELVKMLLASDNPRIRYGGLVEVVDAAEFPATRERHPEIDRHLAVADLIVLNKTDRVADTALRTVREAVATAGSRAAVICAAYGRIDPELLFDPVLRRDEDDSFRQLTFEDLLPEADRAHDGHLHAAYESVSFTADVPLDPRRFMEFLDSRPAGLYRIKGFADFGAGDPGNRYALHAVGNFLRFVPQRWARGEQRRTQLVLIGSGIDAEALHKGLVDCQDAWQDATEELERSMWGVLRYVQQPDGGEA; encoded by the coding sequence TTGACCCCGCCCCCCGTCCCGCAGATCCCGGTCGTCGTCCTGGCGGGGTTCCTCGGATCCGGCAAGACGACACTGCTCAACCATCTGCTCCGCAACAGGGCGGGCAACCGGATCGGCGTCGTCGTCAACGACTTCGGGTCCATCGAGATCGACGCCATGACCGTCGCGGGACAGGTCGGTTCCACGGTCTCGCTGGGCAACGGCTGTCTGTGCTGCGCAGTGGACGCGAGCGAGCTCGACACCTATCTGGAGACGCTTACCGGGCCCGCGGCGCGGCTCGACGTGATCGTCATCGAGGCGAGCGGTCTCGCCGAGCCGCAGGAGCTCGTGAAAATGCTGCTGGCCAGCGACAACCCGCGCATCCGGTACGGGGGACTGGTCGAGGTCGTCGACGCCGCCGAGTTCCCCGCCACGCGGGAACGTCACCCCGAGATCGACCGCCATCTGGCGGTCGCCGACCTGATCGTCCTGAACAAGACCGACCGCGTCGCGGACACGGCACTGCGGACGGTGCGGGAGGCGGTCGCCACCGCGGGCAGCAGGGCGGCGGTCATCTGCGCCGCGTACGGAAGGATCGACCCGGAGCTCCTCTTCGACCCCGTGCTCCGGCGGGACGAGGACGACTCCTTCCGTCAGCTGACGTTCGAGGACCTGCTCCCCGAGGCCGACCGTGCGCACGACGGCCATCTGCACGCGGCGTACGAGAGCGTCTCCTTCACCGCCGACGTGCCGCTCGACCCCCGCCGCTTCATGGAGTTCCTCGACTCCAGGCCCGCGGGCCTCTACCGGATCAAGGGCTTCGCCGACTTCGGTGCGGGTGACCCCGGAAACCGGTACGCCCTGCACGCCGTCGGCAACTTCCTGCGCTTCGTACCGCAGCGCTGGGCCCGCGGTGAACAGCGGCGGACACAGCTGGTGCTGATCGGCTCCGGCATCGACGCCGAGGCGCTGCACAAGGGGCTGGTGGACTGCCAGGACGCCTGGCAGGACGCCACCGAGGAGCTGGAGCGCAGCATGTGGGGCGTCCTGCGCTACGTGCAGCAGCCGGACGGCGGCGAGGCCTGA
- a CDS encoding GntR family transcriptional regulator has translation MRIPAHSVCTAIRDDIVSGVFERGSRLTEEVLARRYGVSRVPVREALRTLESEGFVVTRRHAGACVAEPTEQEAADLLDIRMLLEPLGAARAAQRRTEAHLKVLRGLVRLGQERVRRGEGEDLRSLGGWFHETLAQASGSPALIALLTQLRHKIAWMYAVEQPARPADSWAEHGALVDAVARRDAERARALATQHAERATAAHRLRRTDRPGHATGAARVRSSQHPVNIEGVRH, from the coding sequence ATGCGCATTCCCGCGCATTCGGTATGCACGGCAATCCGTGACGACATCGTCTCCGGTGTCTTCGAGCGCGGCAGCCGCCTCACCGAAGAGGTGCTCGCGCGTAGGTACGGGGTCTCCCGCGTCCCCGTGCGGGAGGCGCTGCGCACCCTGGAGTCGGAGGGGTTCGTCGTCACCCGCCGGCACGCCGGCGCCTGTGTCGCCGAGCCCACGGAGCAGGAGGCCGCCGACCTCCTGGACATCCGCATGCTCCTGGAGCCCCTCGGTGCCGCACGCGCGGCGCAGCGCCGTACGGAGGCGCACCTCAAGGTGCTCCGGGGCCTGGTCAGGCTCGGGCAGGAGCGGGTGCGCAGAGGCGAGGGGGAGGATCTGCGCTCCCTGGGGGGCTGGTTCCACGAGACGCTGGCGCAGGCTTCGGGCAGTCCCGCCCTCATCGCGCTGCTCACCCAGCTCCGGCACAAGATCGCCTGGATGTACGCCGTCGAGCAGCCTGCCCGGCCCGCGGACTCCTGGGCCGAGCACGGCGCCCTTGTCGACGCCGTGGCGCGCCGTGACGCGGAGCGGGCCCGGGCGCTCGCCACCCAGCACGCCGAGCGGGCCACCGCGGCCCACCGGCTGCGGCGCACGGACCGGCCGGGGCACGCGACGGGCGCGGCGCGGGTGAGGTCTTCGCAACACCCCGTAAACATCGAGGGAGTGCGCCATTAA
- a CDS encoding citrate synthase/methylcitrate synthase, with the protein MPASFSETASPSETAPHPETAPLEVPRGLAGVIVTDTALGDVRGREGFYHYRQYSAIELAQSRSFEDVWYLMFHGELPGRAASAGFAARTAGLRGLPRDVREALPAIARAGLVSGPLAGLRTALSLLGSSAGFRPVYDIGADRRREDALAVCAAVPTVLTSLYRLGQGLEPVEPRDDLPFAANYLYMLTGEEPDAARAAAVERYLVSTVDHGFNASTFTARVIASTGADIAACLVGAVGALSGPLHGGAPSRALDTLDAIGTPDRIDGWIRERVLAGERIMGFGHPVYRTEDPRSRMLRSVAQSFGGPLVDLAVEVERQVEAILAELKPGRELHANVEFYAGVVMELCGLPREMFTPTFCAARMVGWSANILEQAEDSKIIRPAARYVGPPPPSPVPAR; encoded by the coding sequence ATGCCCGCCTCATTTTCGGAAACCGCCTCGCCGTCGGAAACCGCCCCGCATCCGGAAACCGCCCCGCTCGAAGTGCCCCGTGGACTCGCCGGTGTCATCGTCACCGACACCGCCCTCGGCGATGTACGTGGACGCGAGGGCTTCTACCACTACCGGCAGTACTCGGCGATCGAGCTGGCGCAGAGCCGCAGCTTCGAGGACGTCTGGTACCTGATGTTCCACGGCGAGCTGCCCGGCCGGGCAGCGAGCGCGGGCTTCGCCGCCCGCACCGCCGGACTGCGCGGACTGCCCCGCGACGTGCGGGAGGCGCTGCCCGCCATCGCCCGTGCGGGCTTGGTCTCCGGGCCGCTCGCCGGACTGCGTACCGCGCTGTCGCTGCTCGGATCCTCGGCCGGGTTCCGGCCCGTGTACGACATCGGCGCCGACCGCCGCCGCGAGGACGCGCTCGCCGTGTGCGCCGCGGTCCCCACCGTGCTGACCTCCCTGTACCGACTCGGCCAGGGCCTGGAGCCGGTCGAACCACGCGACGATCTCCCGTTCGCCGCGAATTACCTGTACATGCTCACCGGTGAGGAGCCGGACGCCGCACGGGCCGCGGCCGTCGAGCGATACCTCGTCTCCACCGTCGACCACGGCTTCAACGCCTCGACCTTCACCGCACGTGTGATCGCCTCCACCGGCGCCGACATCGCCGCCTGCCTCGTCGGAGCGGTCGGCGCGCTCTCCGGACCCCTGCACGGCGGCGCGCCCAGCCGCGCGCTGGACACCCTGGACGCCATCGGCACCCCGGACCGGATCGACGGCTGGATCCGCGAACGCGTCCTCGCGGGGGAACGGATCATGGGATTCGGGCACCCCGTCTACCGCACCGAGGACCCCCGCTCGCGGATGCTCCGCTCGGTCGCCCAGAGCTTCGGCGGTCCGCTCGTCGACCTCGCCGTCGAGGTGGAACGCCAGGTGGAGGCGATCCTCGCCGAGCTCAAGCCGGGGCGCGAGCTGCACGCGAACGTGGAGTTCTACGCCGGGGTCGTCATGGAGCTGTGCGGACTGCCCCGCGAGATGTTCACCCCCACCTTCTGCGCCGCGCGCATGGTCGGCTGGAGCGCCAATATCCTGGAACAGGCGGAGGACTCGAAGATCATCCGCCCGGCGGCCCGCTACGTCGGGCCCCCGCCACCGTCCCCCGTACCCGCACGCTGA
- a CDS encoding DNA gyrase/topoisomerase IV subunit A, with product MARRSTKSPPPDDFEEKILDIDVVDEMQGSFLEYAYSVIYSRALPDARDGMKPVHRRIVSQMNEMGLRPDRGYVKCARVVGEVMGKLHPHGDASIYDALVRMAQPFSMRLPLVDGHGNFGSLGNDDPPAAMRYTECRMADATSLMTESIDEDTVDFQSNYDGQEQEPVVLPAAYPNLLVNGASGIAVGMATNMPPHNLGEVIAAARHLIRHPGADLETLMRFVPGPDLPTGGRIVGLGGIKDAYAAGRGTFKIRATVAIENVTARRKGLVVTELPFSVGPEKVIAKIKDLVGSKKLQGIADVKDLTDRAHGLRLVIEVKNGFVPEAVLEQLFKLTPMEESFGINNVALVDGQPLTLGLKELLEVYLDHRFDVVRRRSEFRRTKRRNRLHLVEGLLVALLDIDEVIRLIRDSDNSAQAKERLMERFSLSEIQTQYILDTPLRRLTRFDRIELETERDKLTEEIAQLTAILESDAELRKLVSSELAAVAKKFGTDRRTVLLESAGSQVASVPLEVADDPCQVLLSSTGLLARTANAEPVAQAEDARRTKHDAIVSAVAATARGDVGAVTSTGRLLRLSVIDLPQLPDTHSAPNLSGGAQISEFLTLEADEDLVCLTTLDEESPGLAIGTLQGVVKRVVPDYPPNKDELEVISLKDGDRVVGATQLRTGEEDLVFITSDAQLLRYPAASVRPQGRAAGGMAGVKLTAGATVLSFDAVDPSADAAVFTVAGSHGTLDDSERTWKLTPFDQYPRKGRATGGVRCQRFLKGEDVLVFAWAGETPARAAQKNGTPAELPAADPRRDGSGTPMTSPVAVVAGPL from the coding sequence ATGGCCCGCCGCAGCACGAAATCCCCGCCGCCGGACGACTTCGAGGAGAAGATCCTCGACATCGACGTCGTCGACGAAATGCAGGGCTCCTTCCTCGAGTACGCGTACTCGGTGATCTACTCCAGGGCTCTGCCGGACGCCCGCGACGGCATGAAGCCCGTGCACCGCCGCATCGTGTCCCAGATGAACGAGATGGGGCTGCGCCCCGACCGCGGCTACGTGAAGTGCGCACGTGTCGTCGGCGAAGTGATGGGCAAACTGCACCCGCACGGTGACGCGTCGATCTACGACGCACTGGTGCGCATGGCACAGCCGTTCTCGATGCGCCTGCCCCTCGTCGACGGGCACGGCAACTTCGGCTCGCTGGGCAACGACGACCCGCCGGCCGCCATGCGGTACACCGAGTGCCGGATGGCCGACGCCACGTCACTCATGACGGAGTCGATCGACGAGGACACCGTCGACTTCCAGTCGAACTACGACGGCCAGGAGCAGGAGCCGGTCGTCCTCCCGGCGGCGTACCCGAACCTCCTGGTCAACGGCGCTTCCGGTATCGCGGTCGGCATGGCGACCAACATGCCCCCGCACAATCTCGGCGAGGTCATCGCCGCCGCCCGCCACCTCATCCGGCACCCGGGCGCCGACCTCGAGACGCTGATGCGTTTCGTCCCGGGCCCCGACCTGCCCACCGGCGGCAGGATCGTCGGCCTCGGCGGCATCAAGGACGCCTACGCCGCCGGACGCGGCACGTTCAAGATCCGCGCCACGGTCGCCATAGAGAACGTCACGGCCCGTCGCAAGGGTCTCGTCGTCACCGAACTGCCCTTCTCCGTCGGTCCGGAGAAGGTGATCGCGAAGATCAAGGACCTCGTCGGTTCGAAGAAGCTCCAGGGCATCGCGGACGTCAAGGACCTCACCGACCGGGCGCACGGTCTGCGTCTGGTGATCGAGGTCAAGAACGGCTTCGTGCCGGAGGCCGTGCTGGAGCAGCTCTTCAAGCTGACGCCGATGGAGGAGTCCTTCGGCATCAACAACGTGGCGCTGGTCGACGGGCAGCCGCTCACCCTGGGGCTCAAGGAGCTCCTGGAGGTCTACCTCGACCACCGCTTCGACGTGGTGCGCCGGCGCAGCGAGTTCCGCAGGACCAAGCGCCGTAACCGGCTGCATCTGGTCGAGGGCCTCCTCGTCGCGCTGCTCGACATCGACGAGGTCATCCGTCTCATCCGGGACAGCGACAACTCGGCTCAGGCGAAGGAGCGCCTGATGGAGCGCTTCTCGCTGAGCGAGATCCAGACCCAGTACATCCTGGACACCCCGCTGCGCAGGCTCACGCGCTTCGACAGGATCGAGCTGGAGACCGAGCGCGACAAGCTCACCGAGGAGATCGCTCAGCTGACCGCGATCCTGGAGTCGGACGCCGAACTGCGCAAGCTGGTCTCGTCCGAACTGGCCGCGGTGGCGAAGAAGTTCGGCACCGACCGGCGTACGGTGCTGCTGGAGTCGGCGGGTTCACAGGTCGCCTCTGTGCCTCTGGAGGTCGCCGACGACCCGTGCCAGGTGCTCCTCTCCTCGACCGGTCTCCTGGCCCGTACGGCCAACGCGGAGCCCGTGGCCCAGGCCGAGGACGCCAGGCGCACGAAGCACGACGCGATCGTGTCGGCCGTCGCCGCCACGGCACGCGGGGACGTGGGTGCGGTGACGTCCACCGGACGGCTGCTCCGGCTCTCGGTGATCGACCTGCCGCAACTGCCGGACACGCACTCGGCACCGAACCTCTCGGGTGGCGCCCAGATCTCGGAGTTCCTGACGCTGGAGGCGGACGAGGACCTGGTCTGCCTCACCACCCTGGACGAGGAGTCGCCCGGCCTGGCCATCGGCACCCTGCAGGGGGTGGTGAAGCGCGTGGTGCCCGACTATCCGCCCAACAAGGACGAGCTGGAGGTCATCTCGCTGAAGGACGGTGACCGGGTCGTTGGCGCCACACAGCTGCGTACGGGCGAGGAGGACCTGGTCTTCATCACGTCCGACGCCCAGCTGCTGCGCTATCCGGCCGCTTCGGTGCGTCCGCAGGGACGCGCGGCGGGCGGCATGGCGGGCGTCAAGCTCACGGCGGGCGCCACCGTCCTCTCGTTCGACGCGGTGGATCCCTCGGCGGACGCCGCGGTGTTCACTGTCGCCGGTTCGCACGGCACGCTGGACGACTCCGAGCGGACCTGGAAGCTCACCCCGTTCGATCAGTATCCGCGCAAGGGCAGGGCCACCGGCGGGGTGCGCTGCCAGCGCTTCCTCAAGGGGGAGGACGTCCTGGTGTTCGCCTGGGCGGGTGAGACCCCGGCGCGGGCGGCGCAGAAGAACGGGACACCTGCCGAGCTACCGGCCGCGGACCCGCGCCGTGACGGCTCGGGGACGCCCATGACGAGTCCGGTCGCGGTGGTCGCGGGACCGCTTTAG